The Actinopolyspora erythraea genome has a segment encoding these proteins:
- a CDS encoding precorrin-8X methylmutase encodes MIEYIRDGEEIYRRSFATIRAEAGLDELPSDVAGVAVRMIHACGMVDLVDDLAFSPGVVGAARGALNAGAPVLCDAEMVAAGVTRRRLPADNEILCTLSDPAVPDLARRLGTTRSAAAMELWRGRMDGAVVAIGNAPTCLFRLLELIEEGAGTPAAVLGIPVGFIGAVESKQALRQHPGCPEYLVVHGRRGGSAMTAAAINAIASEEE; translated from the coding sequence GTGATCGAATACATCCGGGACGGCGAGGAGATCTACCGGCGCTCCTTCGCGACGATCCGCGCGGAAGCCGGTCTCGACGAGCTGCCGTCGGACGTCGCCGGTGTGGCCGTGCGCATGATCCACGCCTGCGGCATGGTCGATCTGGTCGACGATCTCGCCTTCTCGCCGGGGGTGGTGGGTGCGGCGCGCGGTGCGCTGAACGCCGGAGCCCCGGTGCTGTGCGATGCGGAGATGGTGGCAGCGGGTGTGACGCGCCGCAGGCTTCCCGCCGACAACGAGATCCTTTGCACCCTGTCCGACCCGGCGGTTCCCGACCTCGCGCGGCGCCTCGGCACCACGCGCAGCGCCGCCGCCATGGAGCTGTGGCGCGGCAGGATGGACGGGGCCGTGGTCGCGATCGGCAACGCTCCCACCTGCCTGTTCCGGTTGCTGGAGCTGATCGAGGAGGGGGCGGGCACCCCGGCCGCTGTGCTGGGGATTCCCGTGGGCTTCATCGGGGCGGTCGAGTCCAAGCAGGCGCTGCGGCAGCATCCGGGGTGCCCGGAGTACCTGGTGGTGCACGGCAGGCGGGGCGGTAGTGCGATGACCGCGGCCGCCATCAACGCGATCGCGAGCGAGGAAGAGTGA
- the cobG gene encoding precorrin-3B synthase, translating into MSENFSADRDRPDACPGALRLHQAADGGLARIRVPGGRLDSRQLRALNRAAVELGNSTIELTSRANLQLRGIEAPDELGRLLDEVGLLPSLTHERVRNIVAAPHAGLDGRGRLDSVRWLVTELDARLCADPALAELSGRFLFTVDDGSGDLSRLCADVGLLPVSAGSVAVLLAGSDSGLRVRPDDAPSAAVIAAREFLAVCHRHGGAAWRVAELDTQDELVEALCASCGRWPGAVVDVTSRERTPPARQRNPQERPTVGELGRSEGRVGLGVGAPLGRLSPAQLRSIIRTAEAASGVVRLTPWRTVVVPGVDEGECSARLSELHSCGLIVETASPFNGATACAGKPGCAKSLADVHRDAARGLAYVEAVGDETAEAGVLPVHWAGCSRRCGRPPGPAVEVLASPSGYSVSSTTESGTSTWVADAGHREVAEAVRRARHAGTTTVPSGTGHENNDQETGDEDYR; encoded by the coding sequence GTGTCCGAGAACTTCAGTGCCGACCGTGACAGACCCGACGCCTGCCCGGGCGCGCTCCGGCTTCACCAGGCCGCGGACGGCGGGCTGGCCCGGATCCGCGTTCCCGGCGGAAGGCTGGACAGTCGACAGCTGCGTGCCCTGAACAGGGCAGCCGTGGAGCTGGGGAACTCCACGATCGAACTGACCTCGCGCGCCAACCTGCAGTTGCGCGGGATCGAAGCCCCGGATGAGCTCGGGCGGCTGTTGGACGAGGTCGGGCTGCTGCCCTCGCTTACCCACGAACGGGTGCGCAACATCGTGGCCGCTCCCCACGCGGGACTCGACGGGCGCGGTCGGCTGGACTCGGTGCGCTGGCTCGTGACCGAGCTGGACGCGCGGTTGTGCGCGGATCCGGCCCTGGCCGAGCTGTCCGGCAGGTTCCTGTTCACCGTCGACGACGGCAGCGGTGACCTCTCGCGGCTGTGCGCGGACGTGGGACTGCTGCCGGTGTCGGCCGGCAGCGTCGCCGTACTGCTGGCCGGGAGCGACTCGGGACTGCGGGTCCGGCCCGACGACGCGCCCTCCGCCGCGGTGATCGCGGCGCGGGAGTTCCTCGCCGTGTGCCACCGACACGGTGGCGCGGCGTGGCGAGTGGCCGAGCTGGACACGCAGGATGAGTTGGTGGAAGCGCTGTGTGCCAGCTGCGGACGGTGGCCCGGAGCCGTTGTCGATGTCACATCACGCGAGAGGACGCCGCCCGCGCGGCAGCGGAATCCGCAGGAAAGGCCCACCGTGGGGGAGCTGGGGCGCTCCGAGGGCCGGGTCGGGCTGGGAGTCGGAGCGCCACTGGGCCGCTTGTCCCCGGCGCAACTGCGTAGCATCATACGAACGGCCGAAGCCGCGTCCGGTGTCGTCCGACTGACGCCCTGGCGGACGGTGGTCGTCCCCGGCGTCGACGAGGGCGAGTGTTCGGCACGGCTTTCCGAGCTGCACTCGTGCGGCCTGATCGTCGAAACAGCCTCGCCGTTCAACGGCGCGACCGCCTGCGCGGGCAAGCCCGGCTGCGCCAAGTCCCTGGCCGACGTCCACCGGGACGCCGCGCGCGGTCTGGCCTACGTCGAGGCGGTGGGGGACGAGACGGCGGAAGCCGGTGTGCTCCCGGTGCACTGGGCGGGCTGTTCCCGCCGCTGCGGGCGGCCGCCCGGTCCCGCGGTGGAGGTGCTGGCGAGCCCCTCCGGATACTCGGTCAGCTCCACCACGGAGTCCGGTACGAGCACGTGGGTGGCCGACGCGGGCCACCGAGAGGTGGCCGAGGCCGTCAGGCGTGCCCGCCACGCCGGGACGACCACCGTCCCGTCCGGCACCGGCCACGAGAACAACGACCAGGAAACAGGTGACGAGGACTACCGGTGA
- a CDS encoding cobalt-precorrin-6A reductase: MDPRVLILGGTGEGRRLAEQLTELGVPVVSSLAGRVREPRLPRGQVRIGGFGGPEGLAEYLRDERIGTVVDATHPFARRMTDNAVAAAATTGTDLLVLRRRAWSPGPGDDWHQVGSLAEAAERVGGLGHRVLLTTGRQGVEHFAPARDNWFLVRSVDEPEHPLPPNMTTLLARGPFDTAAELDLLRRHRIEVVVSKNSGGTMTEGKLTAARQLGLPVVLVRQPELPEVPVVHTVEDALAWFRERRSHAG; the protein is encoded by the coding sequence ATGGATCCGCGTGTCCTCATTCTGGGAGGTACCGGCGAGGGCAGGCGACTGGCCGAACAGCTCACCGAGCTGGGGGTGCCCGTGGTGTCCTCGCTGGCGGGCCGGGTTCGTGAACCGAGACTGCCGAGGGGCCAGGTCAGGATAGGCGGATTCGGCGGCCCGGAGGGCCTGGCCGAGTACCTGCGGGACGAGCGGATCGGGACGGTCGTGGACGCCACCCACCCGTTCGCGAGGCGGATGACCGACAACGCGGTGGCCGCGGCGGCGACCACGGGAACCGACCTGCTGGTACTGCGCAGACGGGCGTGGTCGCCGGGACCGGGCGACGACTGGCACCAGGTGGGGTCGCTGGCCGAGGCCGCCGAGAGGGTCGGCGGACTGGGGCACCGCGTGCTGCTGACCACCGGCCGCCAGGGCGTGGAGCACTTCGCCCCGGCACGGGACAACTGGTTCCTGGTACGTAGTGTCGACGAGCCCGAGCACCCCCTCCCGCCGAACATGACAACGCTGCTCGCCAGGGGACCGTTCGACACCGCCGCCGAGCTGGACCTGCTCCGACGGCACCGCATCGAGGTGGTCGTCAGCAAGAACAGCGGCGGCACCATGACCGAGGGCAAGCTCACCGCCGCCCGTCAGCTGGGGCTGCCGGTGGTGCTGGTTCGCCAGCCCGAGCTCCCGGAGGTTCCGGTGGTGCACACGGTTGAGGACGCGCTCGCCTGGTTCCGGGAGCGCCGTTCTCACGCCGGGTAA
- a CDS encoding precorrin-2 C(20)-methyltransferase, whose translation MSSQQSDTPAPGRLFGVGLGPGDPELVTVKAARLIGEADVIAYHSARHGNSIARSVAEPYLRGDQIEEPLVYPVTTETTDHPGGYQGAIDEFYTEIAGRLAAHLSAGRDVALLGEGDPFFYGSYMHMHKRLSERFETRVVPGVNSVGAASAELGRPLAERDEVLTVLPGTLEPEVLAERLRDTDAAAVLKLGRTFEGVRDAFDRAGCLDRAYYVERASTRRQRVEPLADVDPDSVPYFSLALLPSPVGTGVSATPEAGPTGRNSGRVVVVGLGPAGREWTTPEAQAAVGAADDLVGYGPYLDRLPSNPRQRKHPSDNRVEAERAAEALELAANGREVVVVSSGDPGVFAMGSAVLEAAAAPAYEHVEVRVLPGLTAAQAVASRVGAPLGHDYCVLSLSDRLKPWEVIEQRLEAAAGADLAMAVYNPASASRRWQVGAARDVLLRHRAPDTPVVIGRDVGGPEEHVRIVRLDELDPEQVDMRCLLLIGSSTSRLVERADGRAVFTPRRYPA comes from the coding sequence GTGAGCAGCCAACAGAGCGACACCCCCGCGCCCGGCCGACTGTTCGGAGTGGGGCTGGGGCCGGGCGATCCCGAACTGGTAACGGTCAAGGCGGCACGCCTGATCGGCGAGGCGGACGTGATCGCCTACCACAGCGCCAGGCACGGCAACAGTATCGCCCGGTCGGTGGCCGAGCCCTACCTGCGCGGTGACCAGATCGAGGAACCCCTGGTGTATCCGGTCACCACCGAGACCACCGACCACCCGGGGGGATACCAGGGCGCGATCGACGAGTTCTACACCGAGATCGCCGGACGGCTGGCCGCCCACCTCAGCGCCGGTCGCGACGTCGCGCTGCTGGGGGAGGGCGACCCGTTCTTCTACGGCTCCTACATGCACATGCACAAGCGGCTCTCGGAGCGGTTCGAGACGCGGGTCGTGCCCGGGGTGAACTCCGTCGGCGCGGCCTCCGCCGAGCTCGGACGTCCGCTGGCTGAGCGCGACGAGGTCCTGACCGTGCTGCCCGGCACCCTGGAACCCGAGGTGCTGGCCGAGCGGCTGCGCGACACCGACGCGGCCGCCGTGCTCAAGCTGGGCCGGACCTTTGAGGGCGTCCGTGACGCCTTCGACCGGGCGGGTTGCCTCGACAGGGCTTACTACGTGGAGCGGGCCAGCACCCGGCGGCAGCGCGTCGAGCCGCTCGCCGACGTCGATCCCGACAGCGTCCCCTACTTCTCGCTGGCGCTGTTGCCCAGCCCGGTGGGAACGGGGGTGAGCGCCACCCCGGAAGCCGGCCCCACCGGGCGGAACTCCGGGCGGGTCGTGGTGGTCGGGCTGGGGCCCGCCGGGCGGGAGTGGACCACGCCCGAGGCGCAGGCCGCGGTCGGCGCCGCCGACGACCTCGTCGGTTACGGTCCCTACCTCGACCGGCTCCCGAGCAATCCGAGGCAGCGCAAGCACCCCTCGGACAACCGGGTGGAGGCCGAACGCGCCGCCGAGGCCCTCGAACTCGCCGCGAACGGCCGGGAGGTCGTGGTGGTCTCCTCCGGCGACCCCGGCGTCTTCGCGATGGGCAGCGCGGTGCTGGAAGCGGCCGCCGCCCCGGCCTACGAGCACGTCGAGGTCCGCGTGCTGCCGGGACTGACGGCCGCGCAGGCGGTGGCCAGCCGGGTGGGGGCACCACTGGGCCACGACTACTGCGTGCTCTCGTTGTCCGATCGGCTCAAGCCGTGGGAGGTGATCGAACAGCGGTTGGAGGCGGCCGCGGGCGCGGACCTCGCGATGGCCGTCTACAACCCGGCCTCGGCGAGCCGACGTTGGCAGGTCGGCGCGGCCCGCGACGTGCTGCTCCGGCACCGCGCGCCCGACACCCCGGTGGTGATCGGAAGGGACGTCGGAGGGCCCGAGGAGCACGTGCGGATCGTTCGGCTCGACGAGCTGGACCCGGAGCAGGTCGACATGCGCTGTCTGCTGCTGATCGGCTCGTCCACCAGCCGGCTCGTGGAGCGGGCCGACGGCCGGGCGGTCTTCACTCCCAGGCGTTACCCGGCGTGA
- a CDS encoding cobalt-precorrin-5B (C(1))-methyltransferase encodes MANDSAEQSGGLRYGWTTGACALAATSAAYEALLTGGFPDPVPVRLPRGHRPSFALTRESSGPGWALAGVVKDAGDDPDVTHGAVVRSRVSRGEPGSGVTFRAGPGVGTVTKPGLPLDVGEPAINPVPRRLMREAVTELAERHGDSGDLVVEVSVEDGEELARHTWNPRLGITGGLSILGTTGVVIPYSCSAWIDSIRRGVDVARAEGLDHVAGCTGSTSERTVVELYGLADEALLDMGDFAGAVLKYLRRHPVPRLTIAGGIGKITKLADGHLDLHSKRSRVDFAQLSRLVRQEGGGEELAERVAGANTALDALQAARAEEFPLGDLVARDAREVALETLRGAAVRVEVIVIDRAGAVVGRTAPH; translated from the coding sequence GTGGCAAACGATAGTGCCGAGCAGTCGGGTGGTCTTCGCTACGGCTGGACCACGGGGGCCTGCGCGCTGGCCGCCACCTCAGCCGCCTACGAGGCGTTGCTCACGGGAGGCTTCCCCGACCCCGTACCGGTGCGGTTGCCCAGGGGGCACCGCCCCTCGTTCGCGCTCACCAGGGAGAGCTCGGGGCCGGGCTGGGCCCTGGCCGGGGTGGTCAAGGACGCAGGGGACGACCCCGACGTCACACACGGCGCCGTCGTCCGCTCCCGTGTCAGCCGTGGCGAACCGGGGAGCGGGGTGACGTTCCGCGCGGGTCCGGGGGTGGGAACCGTCACCAAGCCCGGCCTGCCGCTGGACGTCGGCGAACCGGCGATCAACCCCGTTCCCCGCAGGCTGATGCGCGAGGCGGTCACCGAACTCGCCGAGCGCCACGGCGACTCCGGGGACCTGGTGGTGGAGGTCTCCGTCGAGGACGGCGAGGAGCTGGCCAGGCACACCTGGAACCCGAGGTTGGGGATCACGGGCGGACTGTCGATCCTGGGGACCACCGGCGTGGTGATCCCGTACTCGTGCTCGGCGTGGATAGACAGCATCCGGCGCGGGGTGGACGTGGCCCGCGCCGAAGGGCTCGACCACGTGGCGGGGTGCACCGGCAGCACCTCGGAGCGCACGGTCGTCGAGCTCTACGGACTCGCCGACGAGGCGCTGCTCGACATGGGCGACTTCGCGGGAGCGGTGCTGAAGTACCTCCGCAGACACCCGGTTCCCCGGCTGACGATCGCGGGCGGGATCGGCAAGATCACCAAGCTCGCGGACGGTCACCTGGACCTGCACTCGAAGCGTTCGCGGGTCGATTTCGCCCAGCTGTCCCGCCTGGTGCGGCAGGAGGGCGGCGGCGAGGAGCTCGCCGAGCGCGTGGCCGGGGCCAACACCGCTCTGGACGCGCTGCAGGCGGCCCGTGCCGAGGAGTTCCCCCTCGGCGACCTGGTCGCCCGTGACGCTCGCGAGGTGGCGCTGGAGACCCTGCGGGGGGCCGCCGTCCGGGTCGAGGTGATCGTCATCGACCGGGCGGGCGCCGTCGTGGGACGCACCGCCCCGCACTGA